A single Pyxicephalus adspersus chromosome 8, UCB_Pads_2.0, whole genome shotgun sequence DNA region contains:
- the BRPF1 gene encoding peregrin isoform X1: protein MGVDFDVKTFCHNLRATKPPYECPVDTCRRIYKSYSGIEYHLYHYDHDNPPLQQQTPIRRSKKKGRQPRSANKQSPTNSELSQSPSREVMTYAQAQRLVEVELHGRVHRISIFDNLDVVSEDDDAPEDAPENGSNKENNETPTATPKSGKHKNKEKRKDSNHHHHHTASAGNTPKLPEVIYRELDTDAPDAPARPSSYYRYIEKSAEEMDEEVEYDMDEEDYIWLDIMNDRRKAECLNSIPQETFEYLMDRLEKESYFESHNKGDPNALIDEDAVCCICNDGECQNSNVILFCDMCNLAVHQECYGVPYIPEGQWLCRRCLQSPSRAVDCALCPNKGGAFKQTDDGRWAHVVCALWIPEVCFANTVFLEPIDSIEHIPPARWKLTCYICKQRGSGACIQCHKANCYTAFHVTCAQQAGLYMKMEPVRETGANGTSFSVRKTAYCDIHTPPGSVCKLPALSHSEGEEEDDEEEEEGKVWSSEKVKKAKAKSRIKMKKARKILAEKRAAAPVVSVPCIPPHRLSKITNCLTIQRKSQFMQRLHSYWTLKRQSRNGVPLLRRLQTHLQSQRNCEQEIKWRIPLSDETSVHQGTISKSNDEIGDQTLKKDSTDKNWVLKEQLKSWQRLRHDLERARLLVELIRKREKLKRETIKVQQLALEVQLTPFLILLRKTLDLLQEKDTSNLFSEPVPLSEVTELYEVPDYLEHVKKPMDFQTMKVNLEALRYQNFDQFEEDFNLIVNNCIKYNAKDTIFYRAAARLKEQGTAVIRHARRQAEKIGIDFETGMHFPQITAGNEMGRHSRENDYERTPKPDSRKPLPLEEQLKIQLARLDEVNAAKHNIGKARQAKMIRKEITSIRRKMAHQQESRRDGANDRHGSSSGRGALPLHGTEKDGQTDSAAEESSSQETGKGHGPNISSTPAHEVGRRTSVLFSKKNPKTAGPPKRPGRPPKNRDSQLSSGQISSPIGPPQLSIMGGSQRQRKRGRSPRPTSSSDSESDSDKSAEDASLDLPTNGFSGSNQQVKKSFLIYRTDCNLPRSSSDSESSTTSSSSAASDRTSTTPSKQGRGKPSFSRENYHDYSSEDTSGTENESYSLGGRHGLVRKGMEGRGAGWLSEDEDSTLEALDLVWAKCRGYPSYPALIIDPKMPREGVFHHGVPIPVPPVDVLKLGEQMTQEAQEHLYLVLFFDNKRTWQWLPRTKLVPLGLNRELDKEKMLEGRKSNIRKSVQIAYERAVQHRNKVQGTQSSETSESD, encoded by the exons ATGGGTGTGGATTTTGATGTGAAGACATTTTGCCATAACTTGAGGGCCACAAAACCGCCCTATGAGTGTCCTGTGGATACCTGTCGCAGAATCTATAAAAGCTACAGCGGAATTGAATACCACCTCTATCACTACGATCATGATAACCCACCGCTTCAGCAGCAGACACCCATCCGCAGGTCGAAAAAGAAGGGACGCCAGCCTCGCTCCGCTAATAAGCAATCGCCCACTAACTCTGAACTGTCGCAGTCACCCAGTCGGGAAGTTATGACGTACGCTCAGGCACAACGACTGGTGGAGGTGGAACTACATGGAAGGGTCCACCGCATCAGCATATTTGACAATCTGGATGTAGTTTCTGAAGATGACGATGCTCCAGAGGATGCACCTGAGAATGGGAGCAATAAGGAAAATAATGAAACTCCAACTGCAACTCCTAAGTCTGGAAAACATAAGAACAAGGAGAAGAGGAAGGACTCcaaccaccaccatcatcacacAGCGTCTGCGGGTAACACACCAAAACTCCCGGAAGTCATTTACCGGGAGCTGGACACTGATGCACCAGATGCTCCTGCCAGACCTTCCTCTTATTACAG GTACATTGAAAAGTCTGCAGAAGAAATGGATGAAGAGGTGGAGTATGATATGGATGAAGAGGACTACATCTGGCTGGATATTATGAATGATCGAAGAAAGGCTGAATGTCTCAATTCCATCCCACAGGAAACATTTGAATACCTAATGGACCGGCTTGAGAAGGAATCCTACTTTGAAAGCCACAATAAAGGCGATCCTAACGCGTTAATAGATGAGGATGCTGTGTGCTGTATTTGTAATGATGGGGAATGTCAGAATAGTAATGTGATATTATTCTGTGATATGTGTAACTTGGCTGTACACCAAGAGTGCTATGGGGTTCCTTACATACCAGAGGGGCAGTGGCTATGCAGAAGATGTCTTCAGTCGCCTTCTAGAGCAGTAGACTGTGCACTGTGCCCGAACAAAGGAGGGGCATTTAAACAGACAGATGATGGACGCTGGGCACATGTAGTTTGTGCTCTTTGGATCCCCGAGGTTTGTTTTGCCAATACGGTCTTCCTGGAACCTATAGACAGCATTGAGCACATCCCACCTGCCCGTTGGAAGTTAACTTGTTATATCTGTAAACAACGTGGCTCTGGGGCCTGTATTCAGTGCCACAAAGCAAACTGTTACACTGCCTTCCATGTTACTTGCGCACAGCAGGCTGGCCTCTACATGAAGATGGAACCCGTGCGGGAAACGGGTGCCAACGGAACATCTTTTAGCGTCCGCAAAACGGCATATTGTGACATCCACACTCCTCCGGGGTCTGTGTGTAAACTCCCAGCCCTCTCTCACAGTGAGGGAGAGGAGGAAGACgatgaggaagaagaggaagggAAAGTTTGGAgttcagaaaaagtaaaaaaggcaaAGGCCAAGTCAaggatcaaaatgaaaaaagctcGGAAAATTCTTGCTGAGAAAAGGGCAGCAGCTCCAGTCGTGTCTGTTCCTTGCATTCCTCCTCACAG GCTCAGTAAGATCACCAACTGCCTAACCATCCAGAGGAAAAGCCAGTTCATGCAGAGGCTACACAGCTATTGGACATTAAAGAGACAATCCCGGAATGGTGTCCCCTTATTGCGTCGCCTACAGACACACTTGCAGTCACAGCGGAACTGTGAGCAG GAGATCAAGTGGAGAATACCTTTGTCTGATGAGACCTCTGTTCACCAGGGAACAATCTCTAAATCAAACGATGAGATTGGAGACCAAACACTGAAG AAAGACTCTACGGACAAAAACTGGGTGTTAAAGGAACAGTTAAAGTCCTGGCAAAGGCTTCGGCATGACCTGGAGCGAGCGCGCCTGCTGGTAGAGTTGATACGCAAACGAGAAAAGCTGAAGAGAGAAACG ATTAAAGTCCAGCAGTTAGCTCTAGAGGTCCAGCTAACCCCTTTTCTTATTCTCTTGAGAAAAACATTAGATCTTTTGCAAGAGAAAGATACCAGCAATTTGTTTTCTGAACCGGTCCCTCTGTCCGAGGTAACAGAACTGTACGAA GTTCCAGACTACCTAGAACACGTTAAGAAGCCGATGGATTTCCAAACGATGAAGGTTAATCTAGAGGCCCTCCGCTACCAAAACTTTGACCAATTCGAAGAGGACTTCAACTTGATAGTTAACAATTGCATCAAGTACAACGCCAAGGACACCATCTTCTACAGAGCGGCTGCCCGATTGAAAGAGCAGGGTACAGCAGTAATACGACATGCTCGACGCCAGGCAGAGAAGATTGGGATTGATTTTGAGACAGGAATGCACTTTCCCCAAATCACAGCAGGAAATGAGATGGGACGTCACAGTAGGGAGAATG ATTATGAACGGACCCCAAAGCCTGACAGTCGTAAACCCCTTCCACTTGAAGAGCAGCTGAAAATCCAGCTAGCCAGGCTGGATGAGGTGAATGCAGCCAAGCACAACATAGGGAAAGCTCGCCAAGCCAAGATGATCCGGAAAGAGATTACTTCCATTCGCCGCAAGATGGCCCACCAACAAGAGTCTAGAAGGGACGGAGCCAATGACAGACATGGGTCTTCCAGCGGGAGAGGAGCTCTGCCATTGCACGGCACAGAGAAGGATGGACAGACGGACAGTGCTGCAGAAGAGAGCAGCAGTCAGGAGACGGGGAAAG GACATGGCCCAAACATTTCCTCAACCCCTGCACATGAAGTTGGTAGAAGGACCTCTGTCCTTTTCTCCAAGAAGAACCCTAAAACAGCGGGACCTCCAAAGAGACCTGGGAGGCCACCAAAGAACAGAGACAGCCAGCTGTCGTCGGGTCAAATCAGCAGTCCAATTGGACCCCCTCAGTTGTCTATAATGGGGGGGTCCCAGAGGCAGCGAAAAAGAGGCAGGAGTCCCCGGCCAACATCAAgttcagacagcgaaagtgacaGTGACAAGTCAGCTGAAGATGCCTCTCTAG ACTTGCCCACCAACGGCTTCAGTGGCAGCAACCAGcaggtgaaaaaaagttttttaatttaccgCACTGACTGCAACCTTCCACGGAGCAGCTCCGACTCAGAGTCCAGCACCACCAGCAGCAGCAGTGCTGCATCAGACAGAACCAG CACAACACCTTCTAAACAGGGACGGGGTAAACCATCCTTCTCAAGAGAGAATTACCATGACTACAGCAGCGAGGACACATCAGGAACTGAAAATGAGTCCTATTCCTTGGGAGGGCGACATGGCT TGGTACGCAAAGGAATGGAGGGACGTGGGGCGGGGTGGCTGTCCGAAGACGAAGACTCCACTCTAGAAGCCTTAGACTTGGTGTGGGCCAAGTGTCGGGGATACCCCTCCTATCCAGCTCTG ATTATCGACCCAAAGATGCCCAGAGAAGGAGTGTTTCACCACGGGGTTCCCATTCCTGTACCACCCGTAGATGTTCTCAAACTAGGAGAGCAGATGACACAAGAAGCACAAGAGCATCTCTACCTCGTTCTGTTTTTTGACAATAAACGGACTTG GCAATGGCTGCCTAGAACAAAGCTGGTACCATTGGGGTTGAACCGCGAGCTGGATAAGGAAAAAATGTTGGAAGGGAGAAAGTCGAACATTCGTAAATCTGTGCAGATTGCCTATGAACGTGCCGTGCAGCACCGCAACAAAGTTCAAGGCACACAGAGCAGTGAGACGAGTGAAAGCGACTAG
- the BRPF1 gene encoding peregrin isoform X2: MGVDFDVKTFCHNLRATKPPYECPVDTCRRIYKSYSGIEYHLYHYDHDNPPLQQQTPIRRSKKKGRQPRSANKQSPTNSELSQSPSREVMTYAQAQRLVEVELHGRVHRISIFDNLDVVSEDDDAPEDAPENGSNKENNETPTATPKSGKHKNKEKRKDSNHHHHHTASAGNTPKLPEVIYRELDTDAPDAPARPSSYYRYIEKSAEEMDEEVEYDMDEEDYIWLDIMNDRRKAECLNSIPQETFEYLMDRLEKESYFESHNKGDPNALIDEDAVCCICNDGECQNSNVILFCDMCNLAVHQECYGVPYIPEGQWLCRRCLQSPSRAVDCALCPNKGGAFKQTDDGRWAHVVCALWIPEVCFANTVFLEPIDSIEHIPPARWKLTCYICKQRGSGACIQCHKANCYTAFHVTCAQQAGLYMKMEPVRETGANGTSFSVRKTAYCDIHTPPGSVCKLPALSHSEGEEEDDEEEEEGKVWSSEKVKKAKAKSRIKMKKARKILAEKRAAAPVVSVPCIPPHRLSKITNCLTIQRKSQFMQRLHSYWTLKRQSRNGVPLLRRLQTHLQSQRNCEQEIKWRIPLSDETSVHQGTISKSNDEIGDQTLKKDSTDKNWVLKEQLKSWQRLRHDLERARLLVELIRKREKLKRETIKVQQLALEVQLTPFLILLRKTLDLLQEKDTSNLFSEPVPLSEVTELYEVPDYLEHVKKPMDFQTMKVNLEALRYQNFDQFEEDFNLIVNNCIKYNAKDTIFYRAAARLKEQGTAVIRHARRQAEKIGIDFETGMHFPQITAGNEMGRHSRENDYERTPKPDSRKPLPLEEQLKIQLARLDEVNAAKHNIGKARQAKMIRKEITSIRRKMAHQQESRRDGANDRHGSSSGRGALPLHGTEKDGQTDSAAEESSSQETGKGHGPNISSTPAHEVGRRTSVLFSKKNPKTAGPPKRPGRPPKNRDSQLSSGQISSPIGPPQLSIMGGSQRQRKRGRSPRPTSSSDSESDSDKSAEDASLDLPTNGFSGSNQQVKKSFLIYRTDCNLPRSSSDSESSTTSSSSAASDRTSTTPSKQGRGKPSFSRENYHDYSSEDTSGTENESYSLGGRHGYYRPKDAQRRSVSPRGSHSCTTRRCSQTRRADDTRSTRASLPRSVF; encoded by the exons ATGGGTGTGGATTTTGATGTGAAGACATTTTGCCATAACTTGAGGGCCACAAAACCGCCCTATGAGTGTCCTGTGGATACCTGTCGCAGAATCTATAAAAGCTACAGCGGAATTGAATACCACCTCTATCACTACGATCATGATAACCCACCGCTTCAGCAGCAGACACCCATCCGCAGGTCGAAAAAGAAGGGACGCCAGCCTCGCTCCGCTAATAAGCAATCGCCCACTAACTCTGAACTGTCGCAGTCACCCAGTCGGGAAGTTATGACGTACGCTCAGGCACAACGACTGGTGGAGGTGGAACTACATGGAAGGGTCCACCGCATCAGCATATTTGACAATCTGGATGTAGTTTCTGAAGATGACGATGCTCCAGAGGATGCACCTGAGAATGGGAGCAATAAGGAAAATAATGAAACTCCAACTGCAACTCCTAAGTCTGGAAAACATAAGAACAAGGAGAAGAGGAAGGACTCcaaccaccaccatcatcacacAGCGTCTGCGGGTAACACACCAAAACTCCCGGAAGTCATTTACCGGGAGCTGGACACTGATGCACCAGATGCTCCTGCCAGACCTTCCTCTTATTACAG GTACATTGAAAAGTCTGCAGAAGAAATGGATGAAGAGGTGGAGTATGATATGGATGAAGAGGACTACATCTGGCTGGATATTATGAATGATCGAAGAAAGGCTGAATGTCTCAATTCCATCCCACAGGAAACATTTGAATACCTAATGGACCGGCTTGAGAAGGAATCCTACTTTGAAAGCCACAATAAAGGCGATCCTAACGCGTTAATAGATGAGGATGCTGTGTGCTGTATTTGTAATGATGGGGAATGTCAGAATAGTAATGTGATATTATTCTGTGATATGTGTAACTTGGCTGTACACCAAGAGTGCTATGGGGTTCCTTACATACCAGAGGGGCAGTGGCTATGCAGAAGATGTCTTCAGTCGCCTTCTAGAGCAGTAGACTGTGCACTGTGCCCGAACAAAGGAGGGGCATTTAAACAGACAGATGATGGACGCTGGGCACATGTAGTTTGTGCTCTTTGGATCCCCGAGGTTTGTTTTGCCAATACGGTCTTCCTGGAACCTATAGACAGCATTGAGCACATCCCACCTGCCCGTTGGAAGTTAACTTGTTATATCTGTAAACAACGTGGCTCTGGGGCCTGTATTCAGTGCCACAAAGCAAACTGTTACACTGCCTTCCATGTTACTTGCGCACAGCAGGCTGGCCTCTACATGAAGATGGAACCCGTGCGGGAAACGGGTGCCAACGGAACATCTTTTAGCGTCCGCAAAACGGCATATTGTGACATCCACACTCCTCCGGGGTCTGTGTGTAAACTCCCAGCCCTCTCTCACAGTGAGGGAGAGGAGGAAGACgatgaggaagaagaggaagggAAAGTTTGGAgttcagaaaaagtaaaaaaggcaaAGGCCAAGTCAaggatcaaaatgaaaaaagctcGGAAAATTCTTGCTGAGAAAAGGGCAGCAGCTCCAGTCGTGTCTGTTCCTTGCATTCCTCCTCACAG GCTCAGTAAGATCACCAACTGCCTAACCATCCAGAGGAAAAGCCAGTTCATGCAGAGGCTACACAGCTATTGGACATTAAAGAGACAATCCCGGAATGGTGTCCCCTTATTGCGTCGCCTACAGACACACTTGCAGTCACAGCGGAACTGTGAGCAG GAGATCAAGTGGAGAATACCTTTGTCTGATGAGACCTCTGTTCACCAGGGAACAATCTCTAAATCAAACGATGAGATTGGAGACCAAACACTGAAG AAAGACTCTACGGACAAAAACTGGGTGTTAAAGGAACAGTTAAAGTCCTGGCAAAGGCTTCGGCATGACCTGGAGCGAGCGCGCCTGCTGGTAGAGTTGATACGCAAACGAGAAAAGCTGAAGAGAGAAACG ATTAAAGTCCAGCAGTTAGCTCTAGAGGTCCAGCTAACCCCTTTTCTTATTCTCTTGAGAAAAACATTAGATCTTTTGCAAGAGAAAGATACCAGCAATTTGTTTTCTGAACCGGTCCCTCTGTCCGAGGTAACAGAACTGTACGAA GTTCCAGACTACCTAGAACACGTTAAGAAGCCGATGGATTTCCAAACGATGAAGGTTAATCTAGAGGCCCTCCGCTACCAAAACTTTGACCAATTCGAAGAGGACTTCAACTTGATAGTTAACAATTGCATCAAGTACAACGCCAAGGACACCATCTTCTACAGAGCGGCTGCCCGATTGAAAGAGCAGGGTACAGCAGTAATACGACATGCTCGACGCCAGGCAGAGAAGATTGGGATTGATTTTGAGACAGGAATGCACTTTCCCCAAATCACAGCAGGAAATGAGATGGGACGTCACAGTAGGGAGAATG ATTATGAACGGACCCCAAAGCCTGACAGTCGTAAACCCCTTCCACTTGAAGAGCAGCTGAAAATCCAGCTAGCCAGGCTGGATGAGGTGAATGCAGCCAAGCACAACATAGGGAAAGCTCGCCAAGCCAAGATGATCCGGAAAGAGATTACTTCCATTCGCCGCAAGATGGCCCACCAACAAGAGTCTAGAAGGGACGGAGCCAATGACAGACATGGGTCTTCCAGCGGGAGAGGAGCTCTGCCATTGCACGGCACAGAGAAGGATGGACAGACGGACAGTGCTGCAGAAGAGAGCAGCAGTCAGGAGACGGGGAAAG GACATGGCCCAAACATTTCCTCAACCCCTGCACATGAAGTTGGTAGAAGGACCTCTGTCCTTTTCTCCAAGAAGAACCCTAAAACAGCGGGACCTCCAAAGAGACCTGGGAGGCCACCAAAGAACAGAGACAGCCAGCTGTCGTCGGGTCAAATCAGCAGTCCAATTGGACCCCCTCAGTTGTCTATAATGGGGGGGTCCCAGAGGCAGCGAAAAAGAGGCAGGAGTCCCCGGCCAACATCAAgttcagacagcgaaagtgacaGTGACAAGTCAGCTGAAGATGCCTCTCTAG ACTTGCCCACCAACGGCTTCAGTGGCAGCAACCAGcaggtgaaaaaaagttttttaatttaccgCACTGACTGCAACCTTCCACGGAGCAGCTCCGACTCAGAGTCCAGCACCACCAGCAGCAGCAGTGCTGCATCAGACAGAACCAG CACAACACCTTCTAAACAGGGACGGGGTAAACCATCCTTCTCAAGAGAGAATTACCATGACTACAGCAGCGAGGACACATCAGGAACTGAAAATGAGTCCTATTCCTTGGGAGGGCGACATGGCT ATTATCGACCCAAAGATGCCCAGAGAAGGAGTGTTTCACCACGGGGTTCCCATTCCTGTACCACCCGTAGATGTTCTCAAACTAGGAGAGCAGATGACACAAGAAGCACAAGAGCATCTCTACCTCGTTCTGTTTTTTGA